A portion of the Intestinibacillus sp. Marseille-P6563 genome contains these proteins:
- a CDS encoding helix-turn-helix domain-containing protein produces the protein MNQLVFDDDIYNTIRHNIKKCRKEKGLTAAELAELIGRSHDFVRQIESEKVAYNFSVETLYRISVALDVSLDKLIEK, from the coding sequence ATGAATCAGCTTGTATTTGATGATGATATTTATAATACGATACGGCATAATATCAAGAAGTGTCGAAAAGAGAAAGGGCTAACCGCTGCGGAGTTGGCTGAATTGATAGGACGTTCCCATGATTTTGTTCGCCAGATTGAGAGCGAAAAGGTTGCTTACAATTTTAGTGTAGAAACTCTTTATAGAATATCAGTTGCTTTGGACGTTAGCTTGGATAAACTGATAGAAAAGTAA
- a CDS encoding helix-turn-helix domain-containing protein has protein sequence MPKILKKTPNDKFKNIGNRLKKLRIDNDLTLNQVAARLNPYVQIQLDGKSGETRIAEIEKSNANLTPELAVAYSRVFDVSLEYVFCLSDDMRPENKEVKETLGLTDAAIAKIKAFSSENGSATYLKILNLLFETDFMSELIHSLDSFAYTTQKYSNFVTLDFDYRQEDKEIVGLISKWKLEKSVSKAIDKIAKLLEDSEELKLPEEE, from the coding sequence ATGCCAAAGATTTTGAAGAAAACTCCAAATGATAAATTTAAAAATATCGGAAATAGGCTTAAAAAGTTGAGGATAGATAATGACTTAACATTAAACCAAGTCGCCGCTCGCCTTAATCCCTATGTGCAAATCCAATTAGATGGGAAGTCGGGCGAAACAAGAATTGCGGAAATCGAAAAGTCAAATGCCAACTTAACACCCGAACTTGCGGTTGCGTATTCTCGAGTTTTTGATGTTTCCCTTGAGTATGTTTTTTGCTTGTCTGATGATATGAGGCCAGAGAACAAAGAAGTAAAAGAAACATTAGGATTGACTGACGCAGCAATCGCCAAAATCAAAGCTTTTTCAAGTGAAAATGGTTCGGCAACATACTTGAAAATTTTAAATCTTCTTTTTGAAACTGATTTTATGTCGGAGTTAATTCACAGTCTGGATTCTTTCGCCTATACAACGCAGAAATATTCAAATTTTGTAACGCTCGATTTTGATTACAGGCAAGAAGATAAAGAAATTGTTGGCTTAATCTCAAAATGGAAACTGGAAAAATCAGTTTCTAAGGCTATTGATAAAATTGCCAAGCTGCTGGAAGATAGTGAGGAATTGAAGTTACCAGAAGAAGAATAA
- a CDS encoding rolling circle replication-associated protein yields the protein MKSFISPEFIIAVAALALIFTVIVCLVQIFRTPPLLKRRFDRAVRRCGLHNAQNEYPMLVGVKRDKDKHHGIILTVKNMGISVPDFDRRIDRLQASLKQGHPPAEYIIAAEPQARGAWHLHCLFLFTEKAPFIPNSDMARIWGHGFTKTKSLKGIDNHGLYLTAYLGDMELSEALRASSPRGKITEASTIDEQGKRQKKAVIKGARLRLYPPGFNLYRTSRGVKRPEIWQTTEAEAQKMIHGTPLTYEKTIAVTDEAGNVKNIINYRQYNIAAKEGGSLDAAEKAISPEDT from the coding sequence ATGAAATCATTTATCTCACCTGAGTTTATAATCGCTGTGGCTGCCCTTGCTCTTATATTTACTGTCATTGTCTGCCTTGTGCAGATATTCCGTACACCGCCGCTGTTGAAACGGCGCTTTGACCGCGCTGTGCGGCGCTGCGGACTGCACAATGCACAAAATGAATACCCTATGCTTGTCGGCGTCAAACGGGATAAGGATAAGCACCACGGCATTATTTTGACGGTCAAGAATATGGGTATCTCCGTCCCAGATTTTGACCGAAGAATTGACCGTCTGCAAGCGTCCCTTAAGCAAGGGCACCCGCCCGCCGAATACATCATTGCTGCCGAACCACAAGCGCGTGGCGCATGGCATTTGCATTGCTTATTTCTGTTTACAGAAAAAGCCCCCTTTATCCCTAATTCAGATATGGCACGGATTTGGGGACATGGCTTCACAAAGACAAAGAGCCTCAAAGGAATCGACAACCACGGCTTATACCTGACAGCATATTTGGGTGATATGGAATTATCCGAAGCCCTCCGCGCTAGTAGCCCAAGAGGCAAAATAACCGAGGCAAGTACAATCGACGAGCAGGGCAAGCGGCAAAAGAAAGCGGTCATCAAGGGAGCAAGGCTACGTCTGTACCCTCCCGGCTTCAATTTATACCGTACAAGCCGGGGCGTGAAAAGGCCGGAGATATGGCAGACCACAGAGGCCGAAGCACAAAAGATGATACATGGTACACCGCTTACCTATGAAAAAACCATCGCAGTCACCGATGAGGCTGGGAATGTGAAAAACATCATTAACTATCGACAATACAACATCGCCGCGAAGGAGGGCGGCTCACTTGACGCAGCGGAAAAAGCAATATCACCCGAAGATACCTGA
- a CDS encoding glycine--tRNA ligase → MKNSEKTMEKIVALCKGRGFVYSGSEIYGGLANTWDYGPLGVEFKNNVKAAWRKKFVQESPYNVGLDAAILMNPTTWVASGHVGGFSDPLMDCKDCKTRHRADQLIEEQTGENPAGWSNQQMMDYIVEHGLTCPNCGGHNFTDIRQFNLMFKTFQGVTENAKNEIFLRPETAQGIFVNFQNIQRTTRKKIPFGVGQVGKSFRNEITPGNFTFRTREFEQMELEFFCKPGTDLEWFKYWKDYCHNWLLALGMKDENLRLRDHDPEELSHYSNATTDIEFLFPFGWGELWGIADRTDFDLTQHQNTSGVSMEYFDQEANEKYIPYVIEPSLGADRVALAFLCDAYDEEVVGQDKNGKDDVRTVLRLHPALAPFKAAVLPLSKKLTAQAQPIWEKLSKKFNVDFDDAGSIGKRYRREDEIGTPFCITVDFETEQDGCVTVRDRDTMEQERIKIDDLVHYLAKKIAF, encoded by the coding sequence ATGAAAAACAGCGAAAAGACAATGGAAAAAATCGTCGCCCTGTGCAAGGGCCGTGGCTTCGTGTATTCCGGCTCGGAGATCTACGGTGGCCTTGCCAACACCTGGGACTACGGCCCGCTCGGCGTAGAGTTCAAGAACAACGTCAAGGCTGCTTGGCGGAAGAAGTTCGTACAGGAAAGCCCGTACAATGTCGGCCTGGATGCTGCCATCCTGATGAACCCGACGACCTGGGTCGCTTCCGGCCATGTAGGCGGTTTTTCCGATCCGCTGATGGACTGCAAAGATTGTAAGACCCGCCATCGTGCCGACCAGCTCATCGAAGAGCAGACCGGCGAAAACCCGGCCGGCTGGTCCAACCAGCAGATGATGGACTACATCGTCGAGCACGGTCTGACCTGCCCCAACTGCGGCGGCCATAACTTTACCGATATTCGTCAGTTCAACCTGATGTTCAAGACCTTCCAGGGTGTTACCGAGAACGCAAAGAACGAAATCTTCCTGCGTCCGGAAACCGCACAGGGTATTTTCGTCAACTTCCAGAACATCCAGCGCACCACCCGCAAGAAGATCCCCTTCGGCGTTGGTCAGGTGGGCAAATCCTTCCGTAACGAGATCACGCCGGGCAACTTCACGTTCCGTACCCGTGAATTTGAGCAGATGGAACTGGAATTCTTCTGCAAGCCGGGCACCGATCTGGAATGGTTCAAGTACTGGAAGGACTACTGCCACAACTGGCTGCTGGCCCTGGGCATGAAGGACGAAAACCTGCGTCTGCGCGACCATGACCCGGAAGAGCTTTCGCACTATTCCAACGCCACCACTGACATCGAGTTCCTGTTCCCGTTTGGCTGGGGCGAACTGTGGGGCATCGCAGACCGCACCGACTTCGACCTGACCCAGCACCAGAACACCTCGGGTGTTTCCATGGAATACTTCGATCAGGAAGCAAACGAAAAGTATATCCCGTATGTCATCGAGCCTTCGCTCGGCGCCGACCGCGTGGCGCTCGCCTTCCTGTGCGATGCGTACGACGAAGAAGTCGTTGGCCAGGACAAGAACGGCAAGGATGATGTCCGTACGGTTCTGCGTCTGCATCCGGCACTGGCGCCCTTCAAGGCTGCTGTCCTGCCGCTGTCCAAGAAGCTGACCGCACAGGCACAGCCCATCTGGGAAAAGCTGTCCAAGAAGTTCAATGTAGACTTTGACGACGCCGGTTCGATCGGCAAGCGTTACCGCCGCGAAGATGAGATCGGCACTCCGTTCTGCATCACCGTGGACTTTGAAACCGAGCAGGACGGCTGCGTGACCGTCCGCGACCGCGACACCATGGAGCAGGAGCGCATCAAGATCGACGATCTGGTACACTACCTGGCCAAGAAGATCGCATTCTAA
- a CDS encoding sensor histidine kinase has protein sequence MRSFFAHKHTTKQRRSLGFRAKVLLAIGGITLTACALVSFFFFRLSAQTVEQNYVLSQTRMLRITMQSLEEMLSSAYDTSVALSCDQTLYQMMHDYCYQQGSSEDAQTMSGYLKQYQPDGGIIDSIYLYLPQREQVITSADYHAVQEIFFTQNYSWMEYQQQNPSGTRLSPVILYDNVNRAPQYVLTYTRPIYDADQNTLAWVAVNLSERDLFYQLLSGGTQPVEDEYYLVDASGTILLTKDTSAIGKQFTDVRPGGELPDGSSASVQYGANRLLTALRSPMTSFQLICLSDRDQIVSDLRAQLGYIIVVLVLTTLVMLLVALYVSRWMYAPVKNLKDAMRRVQEGDLSARALVWDNDEIGELSEGFNQTVEQVEWLIGQLVDERMQKKEAELDALQYQITPHFMYNTLNSIKYAAMLQGADRIGEQLGAFIELLQASISRRGAFLTVEEEIHLVENYVKLQKFRYMDSFDVTFHVDPQSKDFYVPRLILQPLVENAILHGTQPGQAGCHVQVDTQTDGHQLILRVTDDGAGMTQEEVNRLMNGQRVARKGGFSGIGIPNIRERLKLYYGNQGRLYYSSAPGAGTQAVITLPASRNASEYQI, from the coding sequence ATGCGAAGCTTCTTTGCCCATAAGCACACAACCAAACAGCGCCGCAGTCTGGGCTTCCGCGCCAAAGTGCTGCTGGCCATTGGCGGCATTACGTTGACAGCCTGTGCGCTGGTATCGTTTTTCTTCTTCCGGCTCTCGGCCCAGACGGTCGAGCAGAATTATGTCCTATCCCAGACCCGCATGCTGCGCATCACCATGCAGTCTTTGGAGGAAATGCTTTCTTCCGCCTATGATACGTCGGTTGCGCTGTCCTGTGACCAGACCTTGTATCAAATGATGCACGATTATTGCTATCAGCAAGGCTCGTCCGAAGATGCGCAAACCATGTCCGGTTATCTCAAACAATACCAGCCCGACGGCGGCATTATCGATTCGATCTATCTCTATCTGCCCCAGCGTGAACAGGTCATCACCTCGGCCGATTATCATGCGGTGCAGGAGATCTTCTTCACCCAGAATTATTCCTGGATGGAGTATCAGCAGCAGAATCCTTCGGGCACCCGCCTTTCCCCGGTCATCCTGTATGACAATGTCAACCGGGCACCTCAGTATGTGCTGACCTACACCCGGCCGATCTATGATGCCGACCAGAACACCCTGGCGTGGGTGGCGGTCAATTTGAGCGAGCGCGATTTGTTCTATCAGCTGCTCAGCGGCGGCACCCAGCCCGTGGAGGACGAATATTATCTGGTTGATGCTTCGGGCACCATTCTTCTGACCAAGGACACCTCGGCAATCGGCAAACAGTTTACCGATGTGCGTCCGGGCGGTGAATTGCCCGATGGCTCATCGGCTTCGGTGCAATATGGCGCCAACCGGTTGTTGACCGCCCTGCGCTCCCCCATGACCAGCTTCCAGCTCATTTGCCTGAGCGACCGCGACCAAATCGTCAGCGACCTGCGCGCCCAGCTCGGCTATATCATCGTGGTCCTGGTGCTCACGACGCTGGTGATGCTGTTGGTGGCTTTGTACGTATCCCGCTGGATGTACGCGCCGGTCAAGAATCTGAAAGATGCCATGCGGCGTGTCCAGGAGGGCGATCTTTCGGCCCGGGCACTCGTATGGGACAACGATGAAATCGGCGAACTGAGCGAAGGCTTTAACCAGACGGTCGAACAGGTCGAATGGCTCATCGGCCAGCTGGTCGATGAGCGCATGCAGAAAAAAGAGGCCGAGCTGGATGCCCTGCAATACCAGATCACGCCGCATTTCATGTATAATACGCTCAATTCGATCAAATACGCCGCCATGCTTCAGGGAGCCGACCGCATCGGCGAACAGCTTGGCGCTTTCATCGAACTGCTGCAAGCCAGCATCAGCCGCCGCGGCGCCTTTTTGACCGTGGAAGAAGAGATCCATCTGGTGGAAAACTATGTGAAGCTGCAAAAATTCCGCTACATGGATTCGTTCGATGTGACGTTCCACGTCGACCCGCAGTCCAAGGACTTCTATGTCCCCCGTCTGATCTTGCAGCCCCTTGTGGAAAACGCCATCCTGCACGGCACCCAGCCCGGACAGGCCGGCTGCCATGTGCAGGTGGACACCCAGACCGACGGCCATCAGCTCATCCTGCGCGTGACCGATGACGGCGCCGGGATGACCCAGGAAGAAGTCAACCGCCTGATGAATGGGCAGCGTGTGGCGCGCAAAGGCGGCTTTAGCGGCATCGGCATCCCGAATATCCGGGAACGGCTGAAGCTGTATTATGGCAATCAGGGTCGGCTGTATTACTCCAGCGCGCCCGGCGCAGGCACCCAGGCTGTCATTACCCTGCCTGCCAGCCGCAATGCGTCCGAGTACCAGATTTAA
- a CDS encoding sugar ABC transporter substrate-binding protein, with protein MKRFLAFALALLLLGGCTPRDAGQGVQNQSTTIAVLLKSMGNPHWQEMRSGMQDAAAEYGAELILLYPENETDTNQQTMIFRDILEQKPDALLWAPCNSLLGPQMELLAEQAGVPLFTVDTRADNTDAPFIGVDSTLVGTMAAEYLGETTGYSGQFAVIAGPQSQSCHFERAGGFLSTMRQYPNIDIAAIRYTDSNFDSGMEAARDILEVYPDLDGIFCTSAVMALGAVEQVKATFLQNSVQIVTVDTQPDALAAVSNGLISGLITQDGYDIGYKAIETVMDSLAGKDVGQNIYLPIELLTRQNVDDFTEQYLQRRDMHD; from the coding sequence ATGAAACGTTTCCTCGCTTTTGCTTTGGCTTTGCTGCTTTTGGGCGGCTGTACACCGCGTGATGCCGGGCAAGGGGTTCAAAACCAGTCCACCACCATTGCTGTGCTGCTCAAATCCATGGGCAATCCCCACTGGCAGGAGATGCGCAGCGGCATGCAGGACGCGGCTGCCGAATATGGGGCGGAACTCATCCTGCTTTATCCGGAAAACGAAACCGATACCAACCAGCAGACCATGATCTTCCGCGACATTTTGGAGCAAAAACCGGATGCCCTGCTGTGGGCACCCTGCAATTCCCTGTTAGGACCGCAGATGGAGCTGCTGGCCGAACAGGCTGGTGTGCCGCTCTTTACGGTGGACACCCGCGCCGACAACACCGACGCTCCGTTCATCGGCGTCGACAGCACGCTGGTGGGCACCATGGCGGCCGAATATCTGGGCGAAACCACCGGGTATTCCGGCCAGTTTGCCGTCATCGCCGGGCCGCAGAGCCAGTCCTGCCACTTTGAACGCGCCGGTGGTTTTTTAAGCACCATGCGGCAGTATCCCAACATCGACATCGCAGCCATCCGCTACACCGATTCCAACTTTGACAGCGGCATGGAAGCCGCCCGCGACATTCTGGAAGTCTATCCCGATCTGGACGGCATCTTCTGCACCAGCGCGGTCATGGCGCTGGGCGCCGTCGAACAGGTCAAGGCGACCTTTTTGCAAAACAGCGTGCAGATCGTCACCGTGGACACCCAGCCGGATGCCCTCGCAGCGGTCAGCAATGGCCTCATCAGCGGTCTGATCACGCAGGATGGGTATGACATTGGTTACAAGGCCATCGAAACGGTCATGGACAGCTTGGCGGGCAAGGATGTGGGACAAAATATCTATCTGCCGATCGAACTGCTGACCCGGCAAAATGTAGACGATTTCACCGAACAATACTTGCAGCGGAGGGATATGCATGATTAA
- a CDS encoding response regulator transcription factor produces MIKTLLVDDDFLVRMFLKQLIDWESQGFTLVGDACNGNEALELIDRFAPELIITDLSMPVMDGIELIGKARSRLPDCYIIALSCHGEFDYVKEAMKQGANEYVLKNLLDAPGLLKQLDTARAKLESAAKRAEQSDKLRQLAAKGTEMLRYELLLRLIHDETSADLTAQLRDAGIDGRFVSAAAIAVSADAVRRDALVQVCGQFCRNKPAYCLPYDETSCCMLLDLSAISGTAAKTDWMRAFSSGLYRCIQEYLNVQPRMGLSLPCTGEQALHQAVCSAYHAAAYAFYDPQTIHDDAILSVVPGAMPEEAGAFLRRLPGMVEECLFERVCEEGLRILTLCQDTQAPPDGTMRWFGELLQIIGVDQQPPHTLAACREMLEQATQHLADERGTGCGNRAIQQAAAYLRENFDQPLSLASVAAQVHLNPAYLSFLFKREMGVNFSDYLQDCRMEHVKLLLRESDAPLKECAGRAGFSDYRNFCKLFKRLTGLRPAQYRSLNRA; encoded by the coding sequence ATGATTAAAACGCTTCTGGTAGATGACGACTTTTTGGTGCGTATGTTCCTAAAACAACTCATCGACTGGGAAAGCCAGGGCTTTACTCTGGTGGGCGATGCATGCAATGGCAATGAAGCACTGGAACTGATCGACCGCTTTGCCCCGGAACTCATCATCACCGACCTGAGTATGCCGGTCATGGACGGCATTGAACTGATCGGCAAGGCCCGGAGTCGCCTGCCCGACTGTTATATCATTGCGCTGAGCTGTCATGGGGAATTTGATTATGTCAAAGAGGCCATGAAGCAGGGCGCCAATGAATATGTACTCAAAAACCTGCTCGATGCCCCTGGGCTTTTAAAGCAGCTGGACACCGCACGCGCCAAGCTGGAATCGGCCGCCAAGCGCGCCGAGCAGTCGGACAAGCTGCGCCAGCTTGCCGCCAAAGGCACCGAAATGCTGCGCTATGAACTGCTGCTGCGCCTGATCCACGACGAAACCAGCGCAGACCTGACCGCCCAGCTGCGGGACGCCGGCATCGACGGTCGCTTTGTGTCCGCAGCCGCCATCGCTGTATCGGCCGACGCGGTACGCCGCGATGCGCTGGTGCAGGTATGCGGCCAGTTCTGCCGCAACAAACCGGCCTATTGCCTGCCCTACGATGAGACCTCCTGCTGTATGCTGCTCGACCTGAGCGCCATCTCGGGCACCGCCGCCAAGACCGATTGGATGCGCGCCTTTTCCAGTGGTCTATACCGCTGCATTCAGGAATATTTAAACGTCCAGCCGCGCATGGGGCTGAGCCTGCCCTGCACCGGCGAACAGGCCCTGCACCAAGCGGTATGCAGCGCTTATCACGCGGCGGCGTATGCTTTCTATGACCCGCAGACCATTCACGACGATGCCATTTTGTCGGTGGTACCGGGCGCGATGCCCGAAGAGGCGGGCGCCTTTCTGCGTCGCCTGCCCGGCATGGTGGAAGAATGTCTGTTTGAGCGCGTATGCGAAGAAGGTCTGCGCATTTTGACCCTGTGCCAGGATACCCAGGCCCCGCCGGACGGCACCATGCGCTGGTTTGGCGAACTACTGCAAATCATCGGGGTCGACCAGCAGCCGCCCCATACCCTGGCCGCCTGCCGCGAAATGCTCGAGCAGGCCACCCAGCATCTGGCCGATGAACGCGGCACCGGCTGCGGTAACCGCGCCATCCAGCAGGCAGCCGCCTATCTGCGGGAAAACTTCGACCAGCCGCTCTCGCTCGCTTCGGTCGCGGCCCAGGTGCACCTCAACCCGGCTTATCTTTCCTTTTTGTTCAAGCGGGAAATGGGCGTCAATTTCAGCGATTACTTGCAGGACTGCCGCATGGAGCACGTCAAGCTCCTGCTGCGCGAATCGGACGCACCGCTCAAGGAATGCGCCGGCCGCGCCGGATTTTCCGATTACCGTAATTTCTGCAAGCTGTTCAAACGGCTGACTGGTCTGCGCCCGGCGCAGTACCGCAGCTTAAACCGGGCATAA
- a CDS encoding AEC family transporter, with protein sequence MKLDRGGKCVFANSLIVFQQILVMFLIMLLGYYLFRKKVFTNQTTKSLSELLNRYVMPCTLVRSFQREFDSALAKEFGITLVCAALVFVICIFLAKWIYRPERAKNYADRRVCLNLTNDGFMALPLLSAMFGSDGVFLGAAHICCMTIMLWTYSVYQLSHGREKMTVKNAVFNNPGLLAAIAGILLFLSPVKLPSVIYTAIDLTGDMNTPMAMICLGCFLAQVNLRECFLDGALWRLSLLRLLVVPAITMVLLFFAPIGDTAALVLLVGVAAPCAIACAMFSQVYGADYLFATRAIALTTLLSVVTLPGLIAVMEAVLRLRA encoded by the coding sequence TTGAAACTGGATCGCGGGGGGAAATGCGTGTTTGCCAACAGTCTTATTGTGTTCCAGCAAATTTTGGTCATGTTCCTGATCATGCTGCTGGGATATTATCTGTTCCGAAAAAAAGTATTTACCAATCAGACGACAAAAAGCCTGTCCGAACTGCTCAACCGGTATGTCATGCCGTGTACGCTGGTGCGGTCGTTCCAGCGCGAGTTCGACAGCGCCCTGGCCAAGGAATTTGGCATTACGCTGGTGTGTGCAGCGCTGGTGTTTGTGATCTGTATTTTTCTGGCCAAATGGATCTATCGGCCCGAGCGGGCAAAAAACTACGCCGACCGGCGCGTATGCCTGAACCTGACCAACGATGGGTTTATGGCGCTGCCGTTGCTCTCGGCCATGTTCGGGTCGGACGGCGTATTCTTGGGCGCGGCGCACATCTGTTGCATGACCATCATGCTGTGGACATACAGCGTCTATCAGCTGTCCCATGGCCGGGAAAAGATGACCGTGAAAAATGCGGTGTTCAACAACCCCGGTTTGCTGGCCGCGATTGCGGGCATCCTGCTGTTTTTGTCCCCGGTCAAGCTGCCGTCGGTGATCTATACCGCCATCGACCTGACCGGCGATATGAACACCCCCATGGCGATGATCTGTCTGGGCTGCTTTTTGGCACAGGTCAACCTGCGCGAATGCTTTTTGGACGGCGCGTTGTGGAGGCTCAGCCTGCTGCGCTTGCTGGTTGTGCCGGCGATCACCATGGTGCTGCTGTTCTTTGCCCCGATCGGGGATACGGCGGCGCTGGTGCTGCTGGTCGGTGTCGCGGCCCCCTGTGCGATTGCCTGCGCGATGTTCAGCCAGGTCTATGGCGCCGATTACTTATTTGCCACCCGGGCGATCGCGCTCACGACCTTGCTAAGCGTTGTGACCTTGCCCGGACTCATTGCGGTGATGGAAGCCGTCTTGCGGCTGCGCGCATAG
- a CDS encoding D-alanyl-D-alanine carboxypeptidase family protein, which produces MKKLLSLALCAVLLHMNAAALPAMGELTAKSAALYDASGQMLYEMNAEESLQPASVTKIMTLLLAMEALDRGEVQLDTMVTGSAHAASMGGTQIWLKEGEQLPFDEMLKAIAVGSANDCAVAVAEHLCGSEEAFVQKMNERAKELGCTSTTFVNANGLDADGQKTLTSARDLALISAELLRHPKILDYTTIWMDTIRNGEFSLANTNKMLRSYNGLVGLKTGYISEAGFCISAVAERDGMTLIATVMGAPTKEDRTADATALLDYGFANFAPYTPDLSAALTPLRVRMGQKETVTLEAGEIQPVVVAKEEASNVTTETHLPDAVDAPIEAGQELGSVTVKSGDKTLLTIPLAAAEAVDRLRFGDVYQSFLRAALMKQAG; this is translated from the coding sequence ATGAAAAAGCTTTTGAGCCTGGCGCTGTGCGCCGTCCTGCTGCATATGAATGCCGCTGCCCTGCCCGCCATGGGGGAATTGACCGCCAAATCGGCGGCGCTTTACGACGCCAGCGGCCAGATGCTGTATGAAATGAACGCCGAAGAATCCTTGCAGCCCGCTTCGGTCACCAAGATCATGACCCTTCTCTTGGCCATGGAAGCGCTCGACCGGGGCGAGGTACAGCTCGACACCATGGTCACCGGTTCGGCACATGCCGCTTCCATGGGCGGCACACAGATCTGGCTCAAGGAGGGCGAACAGCTTCCCTTTGACGAGATGCTCAAAGCCATTGCGGTCGGCTCGGCCAACGACTGCGCGGTAGCCGTTGCTGAGCATCTGTGCGGTTCGGAAGAAGCCTTTGTGCAAAAGATGAATGAACGGGCCAAAGAACTGGGCTGCACCTCGACCACCTTTGTCAACGCCAACGGTCTGGATGCCGACGGCCAGAAAACACTTACCTCGGCACGCGATCTGGCGCTCATCTCGGCCGAACTGCTGCGGCATCCCAAAATCCTCGATTATACGACCATCTGGATGGATACTATCCGAAACGGGGAATTTTCGCTCGCCAACACCAATAAGATGCTGCGCAGCTACAACGGTTTGGTCGGTCTCAAAACCGGCTATATCTCGGAAGCCGGCTTTTGCATTTCGGCGGTCGCCGAGCGCGACGGCATGACGCTCATCGCCACGGTCATGGGCGCGCCCACCAAGGAGGACCGCACCGCCGATGCCACCGCCCTGCTCGACTATGGTTTTGCAAATTTTGCGCCCTATACCCCGGACCTAAGCGCTGCTTTGACGCCGCTGCGGGTGCGCATGGGGCAAAAGGAGACCGTGACCCTGGAAGCCGGGGAAATCCAGCCGGTCGTTGTCGCCAAGGAAGAGGCATCCAATGTGACCACCGAGACCCACCTGCCCGACGCGGTGGACGCCCCCATCGAAGCTGGGCAGGAACTCGGCTCGGTCACGGTCAAAAGCGGGGATAAAACCCTGCTGACCATCCCCCTGGCGGCGGCCGAAGCGGTCGACCGGCTGCGGTTTGGCGATGTTTACCAGAGTTTCCTGCGCGCCGCGCTGATGAAACAAGCCGGCTGA
- a CDS encoding AtpZ/AtpI family protein: MRGMSGIWKYLVWVSALSASLVGPLVVSVLVALWLQDRFALGSWIMLVAIALGLAAAVWNLFKFFRFMQQESEHSNQEDRHGRF; this comes from the coding sequence ATGCGGGGCATGTCCGGCATCTGGAAATATCTCGTTTGGGTCTCGGCGCTCAGTGCCTCATTGGTCGGGCCGCTGGTGGTCAGTGTTCTGGTCGCTTTGTGGCTGCAAGACCGGTTTGCGCTTGGTTCCTGGATCATGTTGGTGGCCATTGCCCTGGGGCTGGCAGCCGCGGTCTGGAACCTGTTCAAATTCTTCCGCTTTATGCAACAGGAATCCGAACATTCCAATCAGGAGGATCGCCATGGACGCTTTTGA
- a CDS encoding ATP synthase subunit I, whose translation MDAFEVVREETRRMRRGCIPLALFAYAVFALFGYYQWGVALSLALGTAYTLFNFYQMACTAVRAALLGDPVRARRMQSSRYFVRYVLTGALLVAVIKCPPLNAVAAAVPLFFPKILLVASGVFQRKGG comes from the coding sequence ATGGACGCTTTTGAGGTCGTCCGAGAGGAAACGCGGCGCATGCGGCGCGGGTGCATCCCGCTGGCCTTGTTTGCGTATGCTGTGTTCGCCCTTTTCGGATACTACCAATGGGGCGTGGCGCTGAGCCTGGCGCTCGGTACGGCCTACACCCTGTTTAATTTTTATCAGATGGCGTGCACGGCCGTCCGGGCCGCTCTGCTGGGCGATCCCGTCCGGGCGCGGCGTATGCAGTCCAGCCGCTATTTTGTGCGGTATGTACTCACCGGTGCGCTACTGGTTGCGGTGATCAAATGTCCGCCGCTCAACGCGGTCGCGGCTGCGGTGCCGCTGTTCTTTCCCAAGATCCTACTCGTCGCATCCGGCGTATTTCAAAGGAAAGGAGGTTAG